Proteins from one Carassius auratus strain Wakin linkage group LG28B, ASM336829v1, whole genome shotgun sequence genomic window:
- the LOC113067375 gene encoding uncharacterized protein LOC113067375: MGVADELCEELFRWIDQQERCADHLKALATELEDMREAMTAGQLVGNTATVLGSATLVGTGIATILTGGLALPSLALAAGITVGVGTATSLILTLVEKWKSSETMKNAEKTADKIRQIQNNIERLKEKLQKECENEAFEVSSSDDVQCEITARILRALAKRSGRDLPLSRLRHLLRSDGPYTHHRYPAFNPDFAFFCTVSSLIAYLGYSAIFLKTAATKGQKYYAPLLVKVTKEMADVSLKALLKGTGQAAGGIFGLILTFPDLIDNCEELIKNKHQTEASTYLKTKAKEILETVKKLKKPLNELQEMLNQIPEMECHIDLAQEMFGSQIYTRGTICMEYTQSQKQDTKTQEFILLCTKDIGVTKNCSTGQHKSGDNKNKRQKKKATSTIDRSLNQERKLAFPRKPPHKSKTKVKKFQFRLPKIMMSNVRSLPNKIEELQEMMEDVENINSDLMFFTETWLNRNSPSISFEGYRSYRVDRDARLTQKRRGGGLMVLVNEAWATDVEVENIIITPDYELMVVSIRPHDHPEDAPPLTFIHVYIPPGTNMSQAARDIAGVYYDVLEQYPGGPVFLLGDFNHCDITHLLDLEQYVTCPTRYSNTLDQCYGNVPGAYRSECSPPLGRSDHNVIHLIPKKKSDGSDPSKDEKCTHDSTKSRKQ, translated from the exons ATGGGTGTGGCAGACGAACTGTGTGAAGAGCTCTTCCGTTGGATTGATCAGCAGGAGCGATGTGCAGATCATCTCAAGGCTTTGGCCACCGAGCTGGAGGACATGAGGGAGGCGATGACTGCAGGCCAGTTGGTGGGAAACACAGCTACTGTGCTTGGGTCTGCCACTCTTGTTGGGACAGGCATTGCAACAATTCTGACTGGAGGCCTGGCTTTACCCTCGCTGGCACTGGCAGCTGGAATCACAGTCGGAGTGGGTACTGCAACTAGTCTTATACTTACGCTTGTGGAGAAATGGAAATCTAGTGAAACAATGAAAAATGCAGAGAAGACTGCTGACAAAATCAGGCAGATTCAGAACAATATCGAAAGGCTCAAGGAGAAACTCCAGAAGGAGTGTGAGAATGAAGCGTTTGAGGTGTCATCCTCCgatgacgtgcagtgtgaaatcACAGCGAGGATCCTGAGAGCCTTGGCCAAACGCAGTGGTAGAGATCTGCCCCTCAGTCGCCTAAGACACCTCTTGAGAAGTGATGGCCCGTATACACATCACAGATATCCAGCGTTTAATCCAGACTTCGCATTCTTCTGCACCGTCAGTTCTTTAATAGCATACCTTGGATATTCTGCCATCTTTCTGAAAACAGCAGCAACAAAAGGACAAAAATATTATGCTCCACTTCTTGTGAAAGTTACTAAAGAAATGGCTGATGTTTCACTGAAAGCGTTGTTAAAGGGAACAGGCCAG GCCGCAGGAGGAATCTTTGGGCTGATATTAACATTTCCTGATCTGATTGATAACTGTGAAgaactgattaaaaacaaacatcagacTGAAGCTAGCACATATCTGAAGACAAAAGCTAAAGAAATCCTTGAGACTGTGAAGAAATTAAAAAAGCCATTGAATGAATTGCA AGAGATGCTCAATCAAATCCCTGAAATGGAGTGTCACATTGATTTGGCTCAGGAGATGTTTGGATCTCAAATATACACACGAGGCACCATCTGTATGGAGTATACACAGAGCCAAAAGCAGGACACGAAGACACAGGAGTTTATTCTCCTATGCACAAAAGACATAGGAGTAACTAAGAATTGTTCCACAGGACAACACAAATCGGGTGACAACAAGAACAAACGACAGAAGAAGAAGGCTACTTCAACTATAGACAGGAGTCTTAACCAGGAGAGGAAACTTGCTTTTCCGAGGAAACCACCACACAAGTCTAAAACAAAAGTAAAGAAATTTCAGTTCCGCCTTCCTAAAATAATGATGTCTAATGTGCGTTCTCTTCCGAACAAAATAGAGGAGCTCCAAGAAATGATGGAAGATGTGGAAAACATTAATTCCGATCTGATGTTCTTCACAGAGACATGGTTGAACAGGAACTCGCCCAGCATTAGCTTCGAGGGATATAGGTCTTACCGGGTTGATCGTGATGCACGGCTAACTCAGAAACGTAGAGGAGGGGGATTGATGGTGCTTGTGAATGAGGCCTGGGCGACTGATGTGGAGGTGGAAAACATCATTATAACTCCTGATTATGAGTTAATGGTCGTGTCCATTAGACCACATGACCACCCTGAGGATGCGCCACCACTTACCTTCATCCATGTGTATATCCCTCCAGGAACTAATATGAGTCAAGCAGCCAGAGACATCGCTGGTGTTTACTATGATGTTCTGGAGCAGTATCCTGGTGGTCCTGTTTTCTTGTTGGGTGATTTCAACCACTGTGACATCACTCATCTCTTAGACCTGGAGCAATACGTCACATGCCCAACCAGATACAGTAACACCCTGGATCAGTGCTATGGGAATGTGCCAGGGGCTTATAGATCTGAATGCAGTCCCCCGCTTGGCCGGTCAGACCACAATGTCATTCATTTGATTCCTAAAAAGAAGTCGGATGGAAGTGACCCTTCCAAAGATGAGAAGTGTACACATGACAGTACCAAATCCAGAAAGCAATGA